Proteins found in one Cataglyphis hispanica isolate Lineage 1 chromosome 15, ULB_Chis1_1.0, whole genome shotgun sequence genomic segment:
- the LOC126855090 gene encoding peptidyl-prolyl cis-trans isomerase 6-like, translated as MKYLLTIVILVIAASIIKAETYKVTDQVYFDIMIGNNPVGRIVIGLFGGIAPKTVKNFITLATTGVEGKKYEGTKFHRVIKKFMIQGGDVENGDGTGSISMYGKYFDDENFEVKHSGPLFVSMANAGKNTNGCQFFITTIATPWLDDHHTVFGKVVSGEDVVFKIEQTKTDNDDVPLVPVVIYNSGILPTQEYTISDNPYDAWAWIKATCIPLGFSFSILAIFHYIMKQLDV; from the exons gcAGAAACATACAAAGTCACCGATCAGGTGTACTTTGATATTATGATTGGTAATAATCCAGTTGGAAGAATTGTTATTGGCTTGTTCGGCGGAATCGCGCCAAAAACGGTAAAAAACTTTATCACTCTTGCTACCACTGGCGTAGAGGGAAAAAAGTATGAGGGGACTAAATTTCATCGCGTGATAAAGAAATTCATGATACAAG gtGGCGATGTCGAAAATGGCGACGGTACTGGCTCCATCAGTATGTATGGCAAATATTTTGACGATGAGAATTTTGAGGTAAAGCACAGCGGACCGTTGTTTGTCAGCATGGCAAATGCTGGAAAAAACACCAACGGctgtcaattttttatcaccaCCATAGCAACACCTTGGCTAGATGACCACCACACAGTGTTTGGAAAA GTGGTCAGCGGTGAAGATGTGGTCTTCAAAATCGAACAGACAAAAACGGATAACGATGACGTTCCACTAGTGCCTGTAGTAATTTACAACAGTGGAATTCTCCCAACACAAGAATATACTATATCAGACAATCCTTACGA TGCATGGGCGTGGATCAAAGCGACTTGCATTCCATTGGGATTCAGCTTCTCGATTCTCGcgatttttcattacataatGAAACAACTGGATGTCTaa